Sequence from the Candidatus Woesearchaeota archaeon genome:
GAAAATCAAAAGGCATAAATGCTGAAAGGTCTCTGATACATAAATTCTGGCAGGAAAACTGGTGTGCTGTTAGGATAGCCGGCTCAGGCAGTTGCAGGTATCCCTCCCCCGATATCCTTGCAGGAAACAACCTAAGGAAGCTGGCAATAGAGTGCAAGACATCAAAGGATTCTGCAAAATATTTAACAAGCAAAGAAATACAGGAGCTGCTTGAATTCTCTAAACTTTTTGGTGCAGAAGCATGGATAGCTATAAAATTCGATAAGTTAGAATGGTATTTTCTTACTACAGAAGACCTGAATAGGACAGAAAGCCACTATGTAATAACTGCCGAAAACGCAAAAAATAAGGGATTATTATTCAGCGAATTGCTGGGCTGATTATCTTTTCTTTTTCCTCTTGCCCTCCACTTCCTTCTCAATCTTGATTTCTTCCTTGATGACTTTCTCGACCACTCTTTCAATGTGCATCTCGATTCTTGCCACTCTCCTTTCCATAGAAACAAGAACTCTCAAGGAATATACTATAGCAGCAAGTGTTCCCATTATAACTGCCAGTGTAACTTCGGGCACAGTAAGTTGCATATGATCACCTCTTTTAGTGTCTAGACTGGATATTTGTCAATTCCCTATTTAAATCTTTTCATCTAAGCGCTTGTACAGATGTACCCATATTCTGCCATTTGCTGTCAAATACTTTCTCAAAAGTGCTTACAAAGAACTCAGAATTTACCCATATGCCAACATCATAGCTTGGGTGAACAATCTTATCATCCAAAAGCATGAAAATTGCTTCCGTGCTGTTTATTAGGCAAAACCTCCCTCTGATATCGGTATGCCTTATTTCAGCATATTTTGACATCTCAGAAACAATGTCCTTTATATCCCGCTTAAGCTGGGTGGCAATCCTCACTTTGATGCCCTTTTTGCTCAGCTTCTTTATAGAAGGCATCAAAAAGCTGTATTTTCTTTTAAGCCCTTCAGGAGTTGTAAGTATGGAAACAGAACTTGTTGCTTTTTTTATCCTTGACTCAATATGGTTGTTAAGGTTGTCCCGACCCGTTATTGATCCTGTAAGTTCAGTTGGCTCTATCATCTCTATACCCTGGGAATGAAGTGTGTTCAGCTCCTTAAGGATAGCACTTTCCTTCAGCTCATTTATAATGCTTAGCTGGTTCTCAGTAGATTTCTTCACCTTGGCCTTTACCCTCTCTAAGACCTCTTCGGGCGGAACTGCTGTATATTTAATGGGCTTTCCTAATTTTCTTATAATAAATCCTTTCCTTTCCAGACTCTCCAGTACATCATATGTCCTGCTCCTGGGAACGTTTGCTATATCCGAAAGCTCGCCTGCGGTAGAGCTTCCTCTGGAAAGCAGAGCAGTCCATAATTTAGATTCATAAGTATTAAGGCCGAATTCCCTAAGCTTGTTCAAAAAGTTCTTTTGTACTATCATCATATCACTCCCTGTTTGTTATAACCCACAGCAAAGGAAGTAAACTGAATTTATAAAAGTTTCTATATTTGCTACTACAAAAGGGCAAATTATTGTTAATGAAATTAATTCTTAAGAAAAATTCATTCATGGCAGAGATGAGTCTAGTTGTCCCTTACAGTATGCCGTAAGAATTTTGCAAAGCAAATGGCTGTCCCGGGCCAAAATGAAAGGGTTTTTCAAATTAATTTTCATTATTAGGGCAAAGTCAACTTAAATGAGGAAGATAATATCTATCTATTTCTTAAGAATACTTAGCAGTCGAGAATGCCTAGAGGTAATCAGCTCTAGGCAGTAAAACTTCTCGGCTGACTAAAAAAAATGGTGATGTTATATGATACAGACTGATTTATATAGCTTTAGCTTTCAGCAAAGAAATTTAGTTCCTTAGTGGAAGAAATGCGGAGCAGAGAATGTCTACAAAGACGGAAAAAACAAGCACGGAAAACAGCTGTACAGGTGTAGGAATGCGGTTTCAGGTTTGTCTGGAGCTCGGACCTGCCAAGAAGAAACTTTTTTAGCAAGATTATGATGTTTGCCACTGATCTTTATTCAAGCATCGGCATTTCTCTAAGAACATTATCCAGAATAATAAGGCAATATTTTAGCATAAGCCATGAAGGCATAAGAAAATGGGTGCTTTCAGATAAAAGCTTAAACTTAATAGACGACAAA
This genomic interval carries:
- a CDS encoding Holliday junction resolvase, yielding MSRKSKGINAERSLIHKFWQENWCAVRIAGSGSCRYPSPDILAGNNLRKLAIECKTSKDSAKYLTSKEIQELLEFSKLFGAEAWIAIKFDKLEWYFLTTEDLNRTESHYVITAENAKNKGLLFSELLG